A window of Staphylococcus lloydii genomic DNA:
AAAAACTATTATTAAAATCATTTTAAGTATAGCTATTTATAATTTAAAATATTCTGAAAATTATATAGACTAAACGTCTCATACCATGGTAGAATAATGAATATTATATTTTTGGTAAATTGAAGGAGTATTAATTATGAACAAAAATACATGGATTATAGGTTTCACGTTATTTGCAATGTTTTTTGGAGCGGGCAACCTTATTTTCCCACCAAACTTAGGTTTGGATAGCGGTCAATACTTTTGGCCATCAATCTTAGCATTTTCATTAACTGGTATTGGTTTACCACTATTAGGAGTAATCATTGGAGCCGTAGATAAAGAAGGTTATATCGGTTCTTTAAATAAAATATCACCTAAATTTTCTATTATATTCTTAATTGTCATTTATTTAACAATTGGACCTTTATTTGCAATACCACGTACTGCATCAACGTCTTTTGAAATGACAATTACACCAATTGCACATACAAGTAGCAATCTAGCATTATTTATTTTCACAGCAATATATTTTATCGTCGTTTTATATTTATGTATTAATCCTAATAAAATGGTTGATCGTGTCGGTTCTTTATTAACGCCAATACTATTATTAACTATTTTAGCGATGATTATAAAAGGCTTTGTAGATTTCGGTGGCAATGGTCCAACTAAAGCTGCGGAAGCTTACACTTCAAACCTTGCAGGTTTCTCACAAGGCTTTACAAACGGTTATTTAACAATGGATGCTATCGCTGCGATTGCATTCTCAATGATTGTCGTAAATGCGGTAAAAGCAACTGGCGTTAAACACGCTAATGTCATTTTAAAACAAACAGTTATGGCTGGTGTTATCGCCGCTGCAGCATTACTATTTATTTACATATCACTTGGTTTCATAGGTAACCATATGGATGTATCTCAAGCTAAATTAGATAGTTTAGCTGCTAAAGACCAAAACGTTGGTACATACTTATTAACAACAATTGCGGGTGTAGGTTACGGTGTATTTGGTAAATATTTATTAGGTATTATTGTTGCACTTGCTTGTTTAACTACAGCATGCGGATTGATTGTATCAGTATCTGAATACTTCAATCGAATTTTTCCAAAAATTCCATACAAAGCTTATGTAATTATTTTTACAATTATAAGTTTTATTTTAGCAAACCAAGGATTAAATTCAGTAATTAAGATGTCAGTTCCAGTATTGAGCGTAGTTTATCCAATCGCCATTACTTCTGTACTTTTAATCTTACTTGCTAGATTATTCCCAACAAAACCTATTGCTCAACGTATTCCAGTTGCAGTAGTAACCATTGTAGCGATATTAAGTATAGTAGACAGCCAAGGTTGGATTAAAATAGGATTTATCCATGCACTGCCTCTAAAACAATATTCATTAGAATGGTTCCCAGTAGCCGTCGTATTTACAATTATCGGTTATATTGTTGCCGCATTTGTTAAAAATGAAAAACCAATCGTTTACGAAAAAGAATAGCGATATATAATTTTTATATAACAAACTAAGGGAGTTAATCTATTTTATAGATTAGCTCTCTTTTATTATCGAAATAAATTTATATGCAGCGATATCTAATATTTCCTTAAATAGCCTTAAACGCAAGGGGATAGGTAGTAGACTAATTAACTACCACAAATAAAAGCCATTCGATCATTTTATTATCGAATGGCTTTTATATTATCTAAAAATTATTGTTGCTTATTATCCTTTAAATCTAACAACTGTTGTTTTAATTCACCTTCAAGTTCTGATAGTTCACCTTCAGCTTGTTGACGTTTTTGACGTCCTTGCTTTTGAATTTGTAGCGTTTGTTCGATTGTTTCTATAATGTCGTTTTGCGTTGTTTTCAATGTTTCAATATCCACGACACCACGCTCATTTTCAGTGGCTGTGTCTACAGCGTTTTGTTTAAGCAATGAGGAGTTCTTAAGCAATAAATCATTCGTAGTATCAGTCACAGCTTTTTGGGCCGATACAGCGTTTCTCTGACGCATGAGCGTTAAAGCGATAGACATTTGATTTTTCCATAAAGGTACACTCGTTAAAATTGAACTTTGTATTTTTTCCGCCAATGCTTGGTTTACATTTTGAATCATACGAATTTGTGGGGCAGTTTGAAGCGCAATTTGTCGAGATAATTGTAAATCATATATACGCTTATCAAGTCGTTCTACAAATTGGCTCATATCAGCTGCTTCCTGGACATCCATCTGATTCGAAGATTGCTTTGCTTTTTCTTGTAATTGAGGTAAATCTTGTTGCTCAATTGTATGTTTTTTCTGTTTTGCAGCTTCGATATATAACGTTAAATCATCAAAGTAGTCTTTATTTTGATTATATAATTCGTCCAACATATCAATATCTTTTTTAAGGTTACCCTTATGCTTATCTAACTCTATTGAAATGCGATCGATTTGTGAGCCTACAGATTGCATTTTTGAAAAGACTTCGTTTATAGACGCTTTCGTTCTTTTAAAAATTCTTTTTAATTTTGATTGATTTTCAGGGTTCAATTCATCAGGATTAACAGATTTTAATTTAGACATTAAACTATCTAAAGTATCGCCCACAGGTCCCACATCTGAAGTTCGCACATCGTTTAATATACGATGTGAAAACTGTGACATGTTTGATTGTGCTTCTGTACCAAAATTCAATAATGCGTCATTATCCATTGGCGTAATCGATTGGCTTAACTTTTGAATTTTCTGTTGTTCTACTTGTGAGAATTGTTGTTGCTTACTAGTGAGGGCTTCATATTCATTAGTTGTTTGCTCATCGATATATGAGTCAAACGGATGAGCATTAATATAATCTTGTTCTCTAGACATAATTGTTCGCTCCGTTTCTAAATATTTCAATCATTATTATTTGCGTCTCTTTTGTTCCATTTTATTTAATTCCATCTCTATATCTAACTTTTGATAGTCATCTTCATTAATTCTTTTCAAATCTGCTATCAATGTACGATTAACTTCATCCAACGTGATACGTGTTTGTTCGAGTTTTTGCTTTTCTTCTTGTGATTTTTTAGGCGATTTAGAGAGTCTTGTATAAGATTCTATTAAGTTTAATGCATTATCTATATGAGAATAAAAGAAACTTTCAACCAAGAAAAATTTTGCTGGTTGTTGTTTCACAGCAAAATAAATTGCTCTTGAGATGCGATATATATCATTGACTTGTCGGAAATCTTTAATAGATCTTACGTTAATAAAAACCTTTAATATACGTCTAATTTTATCCTGTGCATGATTTAATTGATTATTTACGAAGTGATAATCTCTGCGAGACAACCCAATTTCATGTAAGTACTTTCTAGATGATAGGCGTTGTGTAGGGAAATAAATCCCAAAGAAAGTAGCAATTGAAATTAACAAGTCAAAAATAAATTGTATATCTAGAGCAAAGATACAAACAAACCATACAATAACAGCAATCGGAAAAGCGATAACAGTCCCCAAGACACGAGAAATATTGTATCTCAAAATTCATCTTCCTTTTTTATTTTATATTGTTTTAAATTGCTTTAAATCTTGATCTATATCTAAGTCTTCAATGTTATAGTCATCAACTTGGGAAGAAGGGGAGGCGCCTTTAATTACAGCTTCAGTAAATGCAGCAATATCCTCCTCATCACCTTGAGCATAAATGTCGACGAAATTTTCGACATTTTGAACTGTACCGGTAATATTATATTTTAGTGCTAATCGTTCTGTATAAAAACGAAAACCAACACCTTGTACGATTCCAAATACTTTAATGTGTTTACGTTGCATATAAAATCACCTCTTAATGTCATTATACGCAATTTAAGCGCACAAAACTAATATTTAACATATGCGATTTTATCTTTATCGGCCAAAAGTATGAGACGTAAAACTTGATTTTACACATGATAAAGTTAGAATATTAAAAACGGGAAAAATTTCTAGAAGTATACATATTTACTTTTGGTAATTAAATTATTTAGATAATAAAGCCATTATATATACAAGCTAAGTAAAAGCTTGCTGGCAATAAATGTAATAGCGTCATCGTAACGGGAGGGATGCATGACATGTGGTCAATAACTAAAATTAGAGCTGATTACGAAGGTTGGTGGCTTTTTAGTGATTGGACTGATAATATAATAGAACGTGATGATTTTGAAACTTACGATGAAATGATAAATAACTATCAACATAAAATTCGTAAATGCAAAGAAGATTATGACAATTATTTAATAGGTAAATTCAATATACATGCATTTTATAATAATTGCGAATTAGGTTTTTGTGAAGATTGTGATGAAAACTTGCAAATATTCTATAGTTTTATTGTATTAAATAATAATAATGTTTATTATGATCTTCCAATAATTGATTGAATCGATTTTTTCAATAATGTATTGCATTTTAAATTAAATTCACGTATACTAGCAATTAAGCAATAGTTTTATTCCATATTGCAAAGAATATTGTCTGTACAGCAACAACTGTGAAACCGTATTTTTTGTAATATGCGAATAACGCATATTGAAAGAATTTTAGTCTTGGAGGTTTCACAATTATGAAACAAGGTACAGTTAAATGGTTTAACGCTGAAAAAGGATTTGGTTTTATCGAAGTTGAAGGAGAAAACGACGTATTCGTACACTTCTCAGCTATTAACCAAGAAGGTTACAAATCATTAGAAGAAGGTCAATCAGTAGAATTTGAAGTAGTTGAAGGCGACCGCGGTCCTCAAGCTGCAAACGTTGTAAAACTATAATCATAGATTTAGTTTATTGACTAATTAAAGAACCTTGTTGATAAGGTTCTTTTTTTTTACTTATTTTTTACATAAAAAGAGTTATAAAAAACCGTTACTTTTTAATATAAAAAAGTAACGGTTTTTTTATTATTTAGTGTCATTAATAATTAATTGTCTTAACGATTGTCTTTTTATAACTTCTCTAGCTTTACCATCTTTCAAGAAAAATACAGATGGCTTTTGCATTTGGTTATAATTTGAAGCCATAGAATAATGA
This region includes:
- a CDS encoding acylphosphatase; translation: MQRKHIKVFGIVQGVGFRFYTERLALKYNITGTVQNVENFVDIYAQGDEEDIAAFTEAVIKGASPSSQVDDYNIEDLDIDQDLKQFKTI
- a CDS encoding toxic anion resistance protein, coding for MSREQDYINAHPFDSYIDEQTTNEYEALTSKQQQFSQVEQQKIQKLSQSITPMDNDALLNFGTEAQSNMSQFSHRILNDVRTSDVGPVGDTLDSLMSKLKSVNPDELNPENQSKLKRIFKRTKASINEVFSKMQSVGSQIDRISIELDKHKGNLKKDIDMLDELYNQNKDYFDDLTLYIEAAKQKKHTIEQQDLPQLQEKAKQSSNQMDVQEAADMSQFVERLDKRIYDLQLSRQIALQTAPQIRMIQNVNQALAEKIQSSILTSVPLWKNQMSIALTLMRQRNAVSAQKAVTDTTNDLLLKNSSLLKQNAVDTATENERGVVDIETLKTTQNDIIETIEQTLQIQKQGRQKRQQAEGELSELEGELKQQLLDLKDNKQQ
- the cspA gene encoding cold shock protein CspA; protein product: MKQGTVKWFNAEKGFGFIEVEGENDVFVHFSAINQEGYKSLEEGQSVEFEVVEGDRGPQAANVVKL
- the brnQ3 gene encoding branched-chain amino acid-like transporter carrier protein BrnQ3, whose product is MNKNTWIIGFTLFAMFFGAGNLIFPPNLGLDSGQYFWPSILAFSLTGIGLPLLGVIIGAVDKEGYIGSLNKISPKFSIIFLIVIYLTIGPLFAIPRTASTSFEMTITPIAHTSSNLALFIFTAIYFIVVLYLCINPNKMVDRVGSLLTPILLLTILAMIIKGFVDFGGNGPTKAAEAYTSNLAGFSQGFTNGYLTMDAIAAIAFSMIVVNAVKATGVKHANVILKQTVMAGVIAAAALLFIYISLGFIGNHMDVSQAKLDSLAAKDQNVGTYLLTTIAGVGYGVFGKYLLGIIVALACLTTACGLIVSVSEYFNRIFPKIPYKAYVIIFTIISFILANQGLNSVIKMSVPVLSVVYPIAITSVLLILLARLFPTKPIAQRIPVAVVTIVAILSIVDSQGWIKIGFIHALPLKQYSLEWFPVAVVFTIIGYIVAAFVKNEKPIVYEKE
- the msaA gene encoding regulatory protein MsaA — protein: MWSITKIRADYEGWWLFSDWTDNIIERDDFETYDEMINNYQHKIRKCKEDYDNYLIGKFNIHAFYNNCELGFCEDCDENLQIFYSFIVLNNNNVYYDLPIID
- a CDS encoding 5-bromo-4-chloroindolyl phosphate hydrolysis family protein, encoding MRYNISRVLGTVIAFPIAVIVWFVCIFALDIQFIFDLLISIATFFGIYFPTQRLSSRKYLHEIGLSRRDYHFVNNQLNHAQDKIRRILKVFINVRSIKDFRQVNDIYRISRAIYFAVKQQPAKFFLVESFFYSHIDNALNLIESYTRLSKSPKKSQEEKQKLEQTRITLDEVNRTLIADLKRINEDDYQKLDIEMELNKMEQKRRK